A stretch of the Acanthopagrus latus isolate v.2019 chromosome 9, fAcaLat1.1, whole genome shotgun sequence genome encodes the following:
- the ttc21b gene encoding tetratricopeptide repeat protein 21B translates to MEDEDTALALIRHYCYEKYFNHAVNTAAAAQRKFSNAPIYSFFHAYGTLMQDKIQEASVELDAIKDSRDVSLCTLMALVYAEKKKTNPDREVIQELDAKVKEDRKSASPKSLYYAGMFLWLLGRNDKAREYTERMIKLSNGSREGVILKAWIDVTSGKDAYARKAGKYFDEGLKERPDVFALMGKAQYYEYRQNFSGALEMVNQVIVSFPGFLPALIKKMKLLLSLQDWEQTMDAAHRLLQKDKNNLEALRMLALHSLCRDGDITESVKQLSNLISSLEILEPNNPELFYRMSLAFTRVCGRNDKVIEQTFRMVDRAFSVAAGDSDLATELGYQMVLQGRIKEAMKWYKTAMTLDETSVTALTGIIRCQLIEGHLEDAEQQLEFLTEIQQSIGKSGELLYLRAILAVKKRRPQEEVTNLLNDSVDTHFSNLHGLPLGVEYFEKLNPDFLLEIVKEYLALCPAKPPAQGQPPAPQLQHCATLLDTVVKIVPGLPQGVFLLAKVRYQSGDIDAAQSSLQHCLDQCPSHADAHLLMAQIHLLQGNFTLCSQSLELCLSHNFEIRDHPLYHLIKAQAKKKEGKLTDAIQTLQMAMSLPGVRRAGSSSKSKNKKIELGPADCVSVFLELAEALWLNGEQHEAAKVMQDAINEFSGTPEELRVTIANADLALLRGDTELALNMLRNITPEQPYYIQAKEKMGDIYLNHRKEKRLYASCYREMVEKLPSPHTYLLLGDAYINIQEPEKAIEVYEQALKKNPKDGALASKIGKALVKTHNYVKAINYYEVALKTEQQNFLRYDLAELLMKMKQYERCERVLHEALAHEPGNELPALSDDCRYLVLLAKIQNKVDKNEEALLSLQRARDVQAKVLKRVQLEQPDAVPVQKQLAAEICAEIAKHYTSQRGYERAVKFYKEALVYCETDCKVMLELARLYLNLNEVDACQEQCSVILKSDQFNEDATLMIADIMFRKQDYEQAVFHFQQLLERKPDNYLTLSRLIDLLRRAGKLEEVPRFIDMAEKYSSRTKFDPGFNYCKGLYLWYTGEPNDALQHFNKARKDNDWGQNAIYNMIEIYLNPDNNTMGGEVFESLDGEIGNSTEKQESEQLTVRTAEKLLKELKPQTPGGHTLLRILENYCLLASKQKSNIEKALGVFTEIANNEKDHVPALLAMATAYMMLKQTPRARNQLKRIAKMNWSIVDADEFEKSWLLLADIYIHSGKYDMAGDLLNRCLNHNKSCCKAYEYTGYIMEKEQAFRDAALKYEMAWKYGNRTNPTIGYKLAFNYLKAKRHVDAIDVCHKVLAAHPNYPRMRKDILDKARAALRS, encoded by the exons ATGGAGGATGAAGACACAGCGTTG GCTTTAATCAGGCACTACTGCTACGAAAAGTATTTCAACCACGctgtaaacactgcagcagctgctcagaggaaGTTCAGCAATGCACCTATCTACAGTTTTTTCCATGCATATGGTACCCTCATGCAAG ATAAAATTCAAGAAGCCTCAGTTGAGTTGGACGCTATAAAAGATAGTCGGGATGTGTCCCTCTGCACATTAATGGCCCTAGTCTAtgctgagaagaaaaagacaaacccGG ACAGAGAAGTCATTCAAGAACTTGACGCAAAGGTCAAAGAGGACCGTAAAAGTGCATCTCCCAAGAGTCTGTACTATGCTGGTATGTTTCTCTGGCTATTAGGGCGCAACGATAAAGCGAGGGAGTACACAGAGAGAATGATCAAACTCTCCAATGGTTCCAGAGAG GGGGTAATCCTAAAAGCCTGGATAGATGTGACATCTGGTAAAGACGCCTATGCCAGAAAGGCTGGAAAATACTTTGATGAGGGACTGAAAGAGAGACCAGATGTTTTCGCCCTGATGGGAAAG GCACAATACTATGAATATCGTCAGAATTTCTCTGGAGCTCTGGAGATGGTTAACCAGGTCATTGTTAGTTTCCCAGGGTTCTTGCCTGCTCTcatcaagaaaatgaaactgttGCTCAGCCTTCAAGATTGGGAGCAAACCATGGATGCGGCACACAG ACTTTTACAGAAGGATAAAAATAACTTGGAGGCACTACGGATGCTAGCTCTACATTCTCTATGTAGAGATGGAGATATTACGGAG TCAGTAAAGCAGCTTTCAAACCTCATCAGCAGCTTGGAGATCTTGGAGCCAAACAACCCAGAGCTTTTCTACAGGATGTCTCTCGCCTTCACCCGTGTT TGTGGACGGAATGATAAAGTGATTGAGCAGACTTTCAGAATGGTGGACAGAGCCTTTTCTGTGGCAGCGGGGGACTCCGATTTAGCCACAGAGTTGGGCTACCAGATGGTGCTTCAGGGCAGGATCAAGGAGGCTATGAAGTGGTACAAGACAGCCATGACTTTGGATGAGACAAGTGTCACTGCTTTGACTG GTATTATTCGTTGTCAGCTGATAGAAGGCCACCTTGAAGACGCAGAACAACAGTTGGAATTTCTCACTGAGATTCAACAATCTATTGGAAAATCAGGG GAGCTGCTGTACCTGCGTGCCATTCTGGCAGTTAAAAAGCGCCGGCCGCAGGAAGAGGTGACCAATCTGTTGAATGATTCTGTAGACACACACTTCTCCAACCTGCACGGTCTGCCTCTGGGAGTGGAGTACTTTGAGAAGCTGAaccctgacttcctgttggagatTGTCAAGGAGTATCTTGCGCTGTGTCCTGCTAAG CCTCCAGCCCAGGGCCAGCCTCCTGCACCTCAGCTCCAGCACTGTGCCACATTATTAGATACTGTGGTCAAGATTGTGCCAGGTCTACCTCAAGGTGTCTTCTTGCTTGCCAAAGTCAGATATCAGTCTG GTGACATTGACGCTGCACAGAGCAGTCTACAACACTGTCTGGACCAGTGTCCTTCCCACGCAGACGCTCATCTGCTAATGGCACAGATCCATCTGCTGCAGGGAAACTTCACATTGTGTTCCCAGTCTCTTGAACTCTGCCTGAGCCATAACTTTGAG ATCCGAGATCACCCGCTGTATCACCTGATAAAGGCTCAGGCTAAGAAGAAAGAAGGCAAGCTGACAGATGCTATTCAGACACTACAGATGGCCATGAGTCTTCCAGGTGTCCGCAGAGCTGGATCCTCCTCCAAGTCTAAGAACAAGAAAATCGAGCTGGGTCCTGCcgactgtgtctctgtcttcttgGAGTTAGCTGAGGCCCTGTGGCTCAATGGAGAACAG CATGAAGCGGCAAAGGTGATGCAGGATGCCATCAATGAGTTCTCAGGAACCCCTGAGGAGCTACGCGTCACCATTGCCAACGCGGACCTGGCTCTGCTGCGTGGTGACACCGAGCTGGCGCTGAATATGCTCAGAAACATTACCCCCGAGCAGCCCTACTACATCCAAGCCAAGGAGAAAATGGGAGACATATATCTGAACCACAGAAAAGAGAAACGTCTGTACGCCAGCTGTTACAG AGAAATGGTGGAGAAGCTGCCCAGCCCTCACACATACCTCTTACTAGGTGATGCCTACATTAACATTCAAGAG CCAGAGAAAGCCATCGAGGTTTATGAGCAAGCTCTGAAGAAAAACCCCAAAGATGGTGCTTTAGCCAGCAAGATTGGAAAGGCTCTGGTCAAGACCCATAACTACGTCAAG GCAATAAATTACTATGAAGTAGCCCTGAAGACTGAGCAACAGAACTTCCTACGCTATGACCTGGCCgagctgctgatgaagatgaagcagTACGAGCGCTGTGAAAGAGTGCTGCATGAAGCTCTGGCACATGAACCAG GGAATGAACTGCCGGCACTCTCAGATGATTGCCGTTATCTGGTCCTGTTggcaaaaatccaaaataagGTTGATAAAAATGAGGAAGCTTTACTTTCCCTACAGAGG GCTCGAGACGTGCAGGCCAAGGTGCTGAAGCGGGTGCAGTTGGAGCAGCCTGACGCCGTCCCTGTGCAGAAGCAGCTCGCTGCCGAGATCTGCGCCGAGATCGCTAAACACTACACAAGTCAGAGGGGCTATGAGAGAGCAGTCAAATTCTACAAAGAAGCTCTTGTGTATTGTGAGACTGATTGCAAG GTGATGCTGGAGTTGGCTCGGCTGTACCTTAACCTCAATGAGGTCGATGCGTGCCAGGAGCAATGCAGTGTCATTTTGAAGAGTGACCAGTTCAATGAAGATGCAACTCTG ATGATAGCTGACATTATGTTCAGGAAGCAGGACTACGAACAGGCGgtttttcactttcaacaaCTCCTGGAGCGCAAACCAG ACAACTACCTGACACTATCGCGTCTTATTGACCTGTTGAGGAGGGCCGGGAAGTTGGAAGAAGTTCCAAGATTTATTGATATGGCAGAAAAATATTCTTCCAGGACCAAATTTGACCCCGGGTTCAACTACTGCAAAGGACTTTATCTTTG GTACACAGGAGAGCCTAACGATGCTCTGCAACACTTCAACAAGGCGCGGAAAGACAATGACTGGGGCCAAAATGCCATTTATAACATGATTGAAATCTACCTGAACCCTGACAACAACACCATGGGAGGAGAAGTATTTGAGAGTTTAGATGGTGAAATTGG GAACTCCACAGAGAAGCAGGAGTCAGAGCAGCTCACTGTGAGAACAGCCgagaagctgctgaaggagctgaagcCTCAGACGCCAGGCGGACACACACTGCTCCGCATCCTGGAGAACTACTGCCTTTTGGCCTCTAAGCAGAAGAGCAATATTGAGAAAGCACTCGGTGTTTTCACAGAGATTGCAAACAATGAG AAAGACCACGTGCCGGCACTGTTGGCCATGGCGACGGCTTATATGATGCTGAAACAAACCCCCCGAGCCAGGAACCAGCTCAAACGCATAGCTAAGATGAACTGGAGCATTGTTGACGCCGATGAGTTTGAGAAGAGCTGGCTGCTCTTGGCAGACATCTACATCCATTCGGGGAAGTATGACATGGCCGGGGACCTCTTAAATAGATGCCTCAATCATAACAAG tcgtGCTGCAAAGCTTATGAATACACAGGCTACATAATGGAAAAAGAACAGGCATTCCGTGATGCAGCACTCAAGTATGAAATGGCTTGGAAATATGGAAATCGGACTAACCCAACTATTG GGTACAAGCTTGCTTTCAACTACTTAAAAGCAAAGAGGCATGTTGACGCCATAGACGTGTGTCATAAG GTTCTGGCTGCTCATCCCAATTATCCAAGAATGAGAAAGGACATCCTTGACAAAGCTCGCGCTGCCCTGAGATCTTAG